The sequence TGGCCTGTACGCCGCACAGTACGAGGAACTGGCCACCGGCCTGGCCGACTTGCCGGATGCCAACCCCGTACGCCTTCAAGGACGCACGGTGGTCATCGTCTCAGGCCACGTCGTCTACCCGATTCGCTACGCGAAGAAGGACGTCCCCGTCACAGCCGCCCGCCTGCGCCGGGCGACAGGTTTCCGCGCGGAACTCATCCGCCGGCACGGCCCGGAGCCGAGGCAACAGGTGCTCGATCTGGGCCTGGACGAACTCGAAGAACCCGAAGCCCACCCCGACCTCGCGCTCCTCCCGGAAGACATCCGCCTGGTCCTGGTCGCCTACGCCTGCTCCATGGACCAGGGCGTCATGCGCGCCGAGTGGGGTTCAGCAGAACTGCGCCGCGAGGACCGCTACCTGATCTGGCACCGCCACGAACCACTCCCCCTCCCCGGCCGACCGGCAACCGCTGGCTGAGTCCCGTTGACGATGGCCGGCCACCGACAGCACCCTCCTGGCTGAGCGGCGGTGGCACTGCATGCTGACCGTCCACGGCAAGCGTGCCGCCCACTCCCTCACCTACCGCGAGCAGCCGCTCCTTCCGGCATGTCTGCCAACGGCCTGGCCGTCACCAGGTAACCCGCGAAGCTGACGCCCGGCTGATCCTTCGCCCACCCGTCCGCCTCCTCGACCGGAACCAACACGGTTGTGCCCGGAACGGGATAGTTCACCTGCTCCGTGGCACCCGGAGGCACCCCGTAACGGCAGTGCACCTCCACGACGGAGACGACCTCCACCGAGGCGGGCGCGCGCTCCTCGCCCACCCCGTGGTGCTCCTCGCAAAAGTCGATCTCACTCGCGCGATCCTCGCCGACGAGGTCGGCATAGTCCTCGGGATCAACCTCCACCAGCGTCCACGACACAACGTCCCCGGATGCGAAGGGCTCCCCACAGCACTGCATCTGCCAGTCATCGACCCAAATAGTCAACATCACAAGGCCATTGTTCACCGTCACGCGGGCCGGACGAAGGCGCGAGCACCACCTACACTGCCCCGATGGACAGCGGATGGACGGCGGTCTGGCCCGTTGCGGCGTTCTTCCTCGGTGGGCTTGCTACCCAGTTCACGGCACTGCTCAATCATCGACGACAACGGGCGGAGCGCGCCGAGGACAGCGCCGCAGCGCTACGACAGCGGCGCGAGGAGTTCGAGCTGACGCATCTGGTCGAGGTGAACTCGCTGTTGCAGGCAGACGCGAAGGCGCTGGGTGCCTTCTCCGACGCCCGGATGGCCTGGACGCGAGAACGACGCGCAGGTGCAGGTCTTGAACCGGCCTATCCCGATGGAGAGTGGGACAGCCTGGAAGCAGCGAATGCGGAGCTGCAGTCCCAGGTCGGCTTCATTCTCGCCGACGAGGTCCGGCACGAAGTGGAGGCCGCACGACTCGCAGTACTCGGAACAGCGCGTACCGTGCGGGCAGGCAGTGACGATCCGGAGTTCGAAAGCCTCGCGGTGACGCTGCAGACGGCACATTCCACGCTGTCGGCGCGCGTGCGTGAGATCTACGCGGGCCGGCATGTCGGTGGCAGAGCATCGCGCTGAGGCTTTTCCGGGTATGCGGAAAACGCCCGCTTCCGTCGGCCGAAGCCAGGGCAGGGGCATTGCATTTCAGGTGCGGCGTCGGTCAGACATGACCGCAGCAGTCGTCGGGCCCTCCAGCGCTCGAAGGTGATGAAGGGCCTGGACACCTCAGGCCGGCCTTGTCGTTGAGGTCCGGAAGGCGGGTGTCGATGGTGAACCTGCTGAGCGTCAGCTTGATCAGCTCGGCCCGGTCCTTCACCGTCTTGATCGAGCCGCACTGGTCCGTGCCTCGGGACACGGTCTGCTCTTCCTTGCCGGGCTTCGAGATGCGCGGGTCGATCTTGTTGAGGGCTTCAAGGTGGGCGTAGCGGGCGGTCGCACTGGGCTCGGGCGGAAGGCCGGCGGCATTGCGGCCGGCCTGGCCGATGGTCCTGCCGGGCGCGGCGGCGGGCTTGTCGTCGCCACCGCCACAGATCGGCAAGGCTGCCAGAGAGTCAGCCCAGTGCGTCGATGGCCTTCACGATCAGGGCGCGCGCCTCCGCGCCGTACACCGCGGTGCGGCGCATCTGCTCGAACGCCCGCAGGTACAAACCGATCTCGGTGGGCTGGGTGATGCGCACCTGCGCGGACACCAACTCGACGGACACCAGCGCGTCGTCGTAGACGTGGAACGTCTCGCGCGGCCACTGCCCCCGAGACGCCGTGGACGGGATGATGCCGAGCGACACGGCAGGCAAGGCACCGGCCGTGAGCAGGTAGCCGAGCTGGGCAGCCATCGCGTCAGCGCTGCCGATGCGGTACCGCAGCACGGCCTCTTCGACGAGGAGCACGAAGCGCCGGCCCCTCTCGTGGATGATCCGGGACCGTTCGACGCGGGCCCGCGCGGCGTCCGCGCTGTCGTCCACGGCGAGTTCCCGGAACCGGGCGCTCATGCTGAGTACGGCGGCGGCGTAGCCCTCTGTCTGGAGCAGGCCGGGGACGAGGGACGAGGAGTAGACCCGGAACAGCTCTGTCTGCTTGAAAAACGAGACGGCGCTGTCCTGAAGCTGCTTCAGGCCGGTGCGGGTCCGGTGCCGCCACTCGCTGTACATCGACTCGGCGTGCAGCGACTGGGCGATGAGGTCTCCAGCCTCGCTCTCAGCGCCGACGGCCCGGCACCACAGGCGGATGTCGGTGGCGGTCGGGCCGGTGCGCCCGTTCTCGATCCGCGAGGTCTTCGAGTGGTGCCACCCGCATCTGCCGGCCAGCTGTACGACGGTGAGCCCGGCCCCCTTCCGCAGCTCGCGCAGCCGCCGGGCGACAACTTCGCGTGCGGACTGTGCGGAAGAGGAGGGGAGCGTCATGTCCGTCCTGGTCAGTGGATGTCGTACTGGTCGTGCGGGGTGGCGCGGTCCCACACCGCTTCGAAAGCATCGGCGCACAGCTTCACTGCGGCAGGGTCCTTGGTGACCTCGGGCCCCTGCGACGAGCCATCACCGGCAAAGTGGTTCCACTGGACCAGCTGCCCGTCGAACAACCAGAAGTCGTTGCCGGGCAGTGCAAGTTCGGAGGCTCGCCGCCGCGGAAACCACCGCACCTGCTCGCCCGCGGCCACGTTCGTGAAGGTGTTGTCGTACAAGTATCGGGTGTACTCGCTGACGGGCTCGGACACGACGCGGGCCCGCCGGATCGTGACGCCGCGACCGGCGGCCTCGGTCACAACGTCCAGCCACGGTCGCCACCACGACGCCCGGTCGGCGCGGTCGTGCCGGAGGCCGGCCCGCCAGTCCGCGAACGGGCCGCGCTCGTAGTCCACGGCGTAGACATCCCGCATCTCGAGGTGGACTGCCGACCGAGTGCACCTGTCAAGCAGATCAAGGAAGCTGGGCGGCACGTTCGACGGCATCGCATGCCTCCCTGATCATGTCCACCATCCTGGCGGGGATACGGACCACAGCCTCACTCTCGGGGATTCCCACAGCGTGACCGGGCAGTTCGAGCGCGGCGCACTCTGCCTCAAGTTCCGGGCTCGGCTTCCATCCCTGGAGCACAAGCTCGCCCTTGTCCTGGTCGACCCACACAGTCGGGCTCTCGTGGTCCCCGGTCTCGGGGTCGATCCCGATGAACAGTAACGACATGCCGATCTCCATCCACGCGGCGTGCAGTTCTGTGCACCACCGTCCTGCCCACGACGGCCCCGGTCAAGAGCGCGAAGCGGACATCCACCCATGAGTGGGCCACGTGCGCACAGATCTGCACACAGCTGGAGCGCGCGCACATTCCACTCCTACGGTCATCCCCATCCACCGGCCGCGAACGGGGAGACGTCCGTGACAACTGCGCTACCTCTACCGGACCCCGCCACGCTGTCGGACGCGCAGCAGCGCGGAGCGAACTGCGTCTGGTGCGCAGCTCCGCTGGCCAACACCGAAGCCCATGACCTTGGCGCGCGACCGCTCCCCGAGTTTGGCCCCACGGTCCGCTGGTACCCCCGCTGCTGCCCCACCTGCCGAAGGGAACGGGCATGACGGCACAGACGAAACCCAAAGAGACGGCCGGAGACGCGGCGTACCTCGTGTGGATCGGGCACACCGTGGTCTGCGCGACCTGCCGCGCCGGTGCTCCCTGCGTGACGGCCATACGTCTCGGTCGGGCCTGGCGGAAGGTACGCGGATGAGGTGCGCAAACCGCGGCCGCCCCCTCACCGCGGAGACTGCGGCGCGGTACCCGATCGAGGGAGGCAGCGGAACCGGCCGCATCGCCATCTTGTGCAAGTCCCCGTGTCGCCGCTCGCCCACGCACCCTCCGTCGTACCCGCCCCGCTGAACTCCTGCCCGCCACCCGACCGCGGCGGCGGCCGGGTGGCGGGCAGGGCTGCGCCCGGACCAGGTCTGCGAGCGGCACGCCGATGACGTCGGCAACGAGCAGCAGGAGATCGAGGAGCGGAGGGGGTCGGCCGGCGCCCCGGTCGAGTGAGCGAGAGCGCGGTTTCCGTGGGGATGTGGCATCCATGTGCCATCGATCATGGAAGCGGCCCCCTGATCCTTGCGGACCGGAGGGCCGATACAGACTTTCACCTGCGACTACCTGCTGTGGGCGCGGACGGTTTCGAACCGCCGACATCTGCTTTGTAAGTTCGACCCGACGTCCTCAGAAGGCGGCTGCCGCGAGGCTTGGGCTGACACCTACGGCCGCTCGGAGTCGTTGGCATCCTGTGCTGTTGATGTCAGCCGTGGATGTCAGGTGCCGCCCTATTCGGCTCCGGGCGACGGTAGACAGCCGGATCGGTTCCGGGTGCCGGAGCCCGCGAGAGATCCAGATAGCACGGGTAGGCGGGGTCGCCTACTTCCATGACCACGAACTGATCGACGTCGTGCTTGGCGAAGCGATGGAGGTACTGCAAGAAGAGTTCCAGTTCCAGCTCGCCACCGAGATCCCCGCCGCGATCCTCGCCCGTACCCTCGGCATCCACACCGACGTCGCCGTCGCCTGGCAACGGTTCTCCGCCGGCGACTGGGCCAGCTACGCAGCCGAAGTGAGCTTGCGGAACACCACCACCAAGGAGTCCTCACCATGACCGCTCGCCCCTACGACGCTGTGCTCTGTGACATCGACGGCGTGGTCCGGCACTGGCCCACCGCCGATGGCATAGAACGCAGCCACGGGCTTCCCGCAGGTGCACTCGCGAAGGCGGCCTTCGCCCCGTCACGCCTTCACCCCGCGATCACCGGAAAGACCACCGACGAGCAGTGGCGCTCGACGGTGGCTGCGGACCTCACTGAAATCTGCGGATCGAGCGCCCGCGCCCACGCTGCGGTCACCGACTGGTCCAACCTGGTGCCCCGCGTCGATCACGAGGTCGTGTCCCTCCTCGCCCAGGCTCGCACCATCGCAACCGTCGCCCTGGTCTCCAACGCGACCACCCGACTGGAGTGGGATCTTGCCCGGCAAGGGCTCGACGACCTCGCCGACATCGTGGTGAACACATCCCGCGTCGGCGTCATGAAGCCGGATCCCCGCGTCTACCTCCTGGCCGCAGAACGCGTCGGCGCCCCGCTCCACCGCTGTCTCTTCATCGACGACACTGCCGCCAACGTCATCGCAGCCAGCGAAGTGGGCATGACCGCCCTGCACTACCGGCAGATCGAAGATCTCCGCACAGCCCTGGCGCCCCTCCTCAACACAGCACCAGACGCACAGCAGACGTGACCCGCAGGTGCATTCGGAAAGTTCCAAGACCCGACGTCACCATTACACGTCGTTCAGGACACGCGCGAGGCGGTGAGTCACATCGACCGGATGCTGGAGCGGCAGCGTCCCGACCGTGGGTGATCGTGCCCGTTGATGTCAGAAGTGGATGTCAAAGACCCCCAGCCATGATCGGCTGGGGGTCTTTGTGCTGGTGGGCGCGGACGGTTTCGAACCGCCGACATCTGCTTTGTAAGAGCAGCGCTCTACCCCTGAGCTACGCACCCGTGGATGAAGGAACAGGTTACATGGCCCGTGGGGTGTGTCGACAATCGGTTGTTGCGGGGCGGACCGAGGGCGTACGGGGGCTAGCCCCACCCCCGAGACGGTAGCCGTCCGGATCGTCCTGGTGGCGGGGAGTTGCCTACCGTGGGGGCACATCGCAGCACCGGCCCAGGGGGACCTGATCACCATGACCATCCGTAATCGCAGCGCTCTCGTGGCCGTCGGGGGCACCGTTCTGCTCGTCGCGGCGCTCACCGGGTGCGGGAGCACCGACGCGGAGGACGCGCCCGCCGAGCACAAGTCGTTCGCGTACAGCGGGAAGGCGCTGACCATCGACGCGGAGAACTCCGTCGTCGATGTCGTCCCCGCCGATGTGGACGACATCGAGGTGACCCGGAGGGTCGACGGGTGGGTCGTGCTCGGGAGCGGGCCGGACCCCGTGTGGAAGCTGGAGGGGGACACGCTCACGCTCCGGGTGAAGTGCTCGGCGATGATCAGCGACTGCGAGGCGCGCCACGAGGTGAAGGTGCCGCGCGGGCTCGCGCTGACCGTGGACGCGGACAACGGGAAGATCACCGCGTCCAAGTTCAGTACGCCGCTCAAGCTCTACTCCGACAACGGCGGGGTCGTCGTCCGGGATGTCAGCGGCCCCCTGGAGCTCAAGAGCGACAACGGGTCCGTCCGGGGCGAGCGGGTCTCCGCGCGGTCCGTGGTGGCGCGGTCGGACAACGGGTCCGTGGAGCTCGATCTCGACCGCGTCCCGGATCTCGTGGACACCGTCAGCGACAACGGGCGCATCTCCATCGACCTGCCCGCCGGGACCACCTCGTACGCCGTCTCCGCGTCGGCCGACAACGGGCATGTCGACGTGAAGGTGCCGCGCAGCGACGACAGCCGGCACGTGGTGAAGGCCCACAGCGACAACGGCGGGGTCGCCGTCCGGCGCGCGAGCTGAGAAAAGGAACGCGGTCTGCGCGTCCGGCGTGAACTAACCGGCCCGTGTGTTCGTCCTTACCTGGTGGGAGAATGTATCCGGCAGGGCGAATCGGCACGGGAGAGGCATGTGACGGCGACACACGCGCAGCCGCAGGCGGGAGTCGTCGGAGCGGACCGGGAGCGGAGTCGGCGTCGTACGGTCGGGTGGGGCCTGCGTGACGTGTGCCTGCTCGCCCTCGCGCCCCTGCCCCTTCTCGTCGCCGCCCTCCCTCTCGCCGTCACCGGCGGTGGGACGCGGCGGTGGTTCGGGGGGCGTGGCGAGAGCCAGCGGGCCGAGGCGCAGGCGGCGAAGGACGCGGCCGCCGAGGCGTTCTACGAGCTG is a genomic window of Streptomyces sp. NBC_00708 containing:
- a CDS encoding helix-turn-helix transcriptional regulator, translated to MTLPSSSAQSAREVVARRLRELRKGAGLTVVQLAGRCGWHHSKTSRIENGRTGPTATDIRLWCRAVGAESEAGDLIAQSLHAESMYSEWRHRTRTGLKQLQDSAVSFFKQTELFRVYSSSLVPGLLQTEGYAAAVLSMSARFRELAVDDSADAARARVERSRIIHERGRRFVLLVEEAVLRYRIGSADAMAAQLGYLLTAGALPAVSLGIIPSTASRGQWPRETFHVYDDALVSVELVSAQVRITQPTEIGLYLRAFEQMRRTAVYGAEARALIVKAIDALG
- a CDS encoding HAD-IA family hydrolase encodes the protein MTARPYDAVLCDIDGVVRHWPTADGIERSHGLPAGALAKAAFAPSRLHPAITGKTTDEQWRSTVAADLTEICGSSARAHAAVTDWSNLVPRVDHEVVSLLAQARTIATVALVSNATTRLEWDLARQGLDDLADIVVNTSRVGVMKPDPRVYLLAAERVGAPLHRCLFIDDTAANVIAASEVGMTALHYRQIEDLRTALAPLLNTAPDAQQT
- a CDS encoding DUF4097 family beta strand repeat-containing protein; the encoded protein is MTIRNRSALVAVGGTVLLVAALTGCGSTDAEDAPAEHKSFAYSGKALTIDAENSVVDVVPADVDDIEVTRRVDGWVVLGSGPDPVWKLEGDTLTLRVKCSAMISDCEARHEVKVPRGLALTVDADNGKITASKFSTPLKLYSDNGGVVVRDVSGPLELKSDNGSVRGERVSARSVVARSDNGSVELDLDRVPDLVDTVSDNGRISIDLPAGTTSYAVSASADNGHVDVKVPRSDDSRHVVKAHSDNGGVAVRRAS